The sequence TTGTGCGCGAGGGCCGGTCCCGCCGTGATGTCGCCGATGGCCGCGACGTGCGGTGCGGCCATGCGATCCGGCCCCACCGCCAGGAGCCCACCGACGTCGGGCGTGATGCCGATCTTCTTCAGCCCCAGCCCGTCGGTGTTGGGGCGCCGACCGATGGCCACGATCATCTTCTCGGCCGACACCCGCTTCTCACCGGAGGCCGCGGTCGCCGTGACCACGCCGTCCTCGAAGCCTTCCACCCGGTGCCCGAGCAGCACGTCGACGCCGAGCGCCTTGAGCCGCTGGCGGACGGGACGCAGCAGCGCGGCGTCGACCCCCGGGAGGAGCCGGTCGAGCGCCTCGATGATGGTCACCCGAGTGCCCAGCTTGGCGAACGCCGTTCCGAGCTCCAGACCGATGTAGCCACCTCCCACCACCACGATGCTGCGCGGCAACGTCTGCAGGGCCAGGGCGTCCGTGGAGTCCAGGACCCGCTCCCCGTCCCGGGGAAGCCCCGGGAGCTCCACCGGCCGAGATCCGGTCGAGAGCAGGACGTCGGTGTACTGCAGGTGCCGCGGTGGGCGGTCGTCGGCGGACTGCAGCACCCCCGAGCCCGGCCTGGTGAACCGGAACTCGCCGGCCGCGACCTCGACGCCGGCCCGGCGGAGCAGCCCCGAGACGCCTCCGGTGAGCCCGCCGACCTTTGCCGCTTTCCACTCCTGGAACCGCGCCATGTCCACCGACACGTCGCCGACCGTGAGACCGGCGTCCCCGAGCCCGCCGGCCCGGTGCGCCACCTCGGCCACCTCGATGAGCGCCTTGCTGGGGATGCAGCCGACCTGGAGGCAGACCCCGCCCACGCCGGCGTCCCCGAGCCGGTCGACGAGCAGCACGCTGCGGCCCAGGGCGGCCGCGCGCAGCGCCGCCGTATAGCCGCCGGGGCCGGCGCCGACCACGAGCAGGTCGACGCCCTCTGCCACTTCTCCGACGACCATCACTCCCCCTTGAGCAGCAGGATCGGATCGGCCAGGTAGGCGATGAGGGTGGCCAGGAAGGCCCCCATGTCGTCGCCGTCGATCAGCCGGTGGTCGGCGGAGACCGACAACGGCAGCGTCGGCCGGACCACGGGCACACCGTCGACGGGGACCACGGAGTCGCGGATGCGACCGAAACCGGCGATCGCGGCCTCGGGCGGCCGGATGATCGGCGTGGCGAGCCAGCCGCCGAAGCTGCCGAAGTTGGTGATCGTGAAGGTCCCCTCGGACATCTGCGCGGAGCTGACGGTGCGGTCCCGGGCAGCCGAGGCGAGCTGGTCGATCTCTCGCGACAGCTCGCCCAGGGACTTGCCGTCCGCATCCTTGACCACCGGCACCATCAGCCCGGCAGCGGTCGCCGTGGCCAGGCCGATGTTGCGCCGGCCGTGGTAGGTGATCGTCTCGGCAGCCATGTCGATGCTGGCGTTGAACTTGGGGTGCTCGGCCAGCGTCGCGACGACGGCCTTGACCAGCAGCGGCAGGAACGTGAAGGCCACGCCGTCGGCCTCCAGGTGCGGCCGGAGGCTGGCCCGCGCCCGCACGAGAGCGGTGGCGTCGACCTCCCGGAACTCCGTGATGTGCGGGATCTGCTGCCACGAGGTCGTCATGGACTTCGCGATCGAGCGCCGCAGCCCGCGCAGGGGCACGGTCTCGTCGGCGAGCCGGCGCACGACGCGCCGCGGCTCGCCGGGCTCCGCGGAGCTCCCGCCCGCGGCCCCGGCGGTCTCGTCCACGCCCGTGTCGGCGACCGCGGGCGCGGCCGCGAAGGCCCGCACGTCGTCCGCGGTCACCCGGCCACCCGGACCGGAGCCACGCACGGCCGTCAGGTCGACCCCTGTCTCCAGCGCCAGCCGGCGGGTGGCCGGCGAGGCCAGTACCCGCCCGATCCGGGAGCGGCCCCCGTCGGCGGCCGCGGTGGGCGAGGGAGCCCCCGCCGCCGCCTCCGGGGACTGCGCCACGGCGGCGGGCGTGGGCAGCGCAGGCGCGGCGGCCGGCGGCTGCTCGGCGGCCGGCGGCTGCTCTTCGGCCGGCGGCTGCTCGGCGATCGGCGGCTGCTCGGCGGCCGGCGAGGTCGCCGGGCCGCCCGTGCCGTGGCTGCGGATCTTCACCGACTCATCGGTCTCGAAGACCACCAGCAGCGCCCCGATCTCGAGGACGTCGCCGACCTCGCCACCGAGGCGGAGCACCGTCCCGTTCACCGGAGACGGGATCTCCACGACCGCCTTGTCGGTCTCCACTTCGGCCAGGACCTGGTCGCGGACGACGGTGGAACCCGGCTGCACGTGCCACTCGACGATCTCGCCCGCATCGAGGCCCTCCCCGACGTCGGGAAGGCGGAACTCCAGCTCGCTCACTTGGCGCTCACCGTCCGGCGGACGGCGTCGACGACGCGCTCGACACTCGGGATGTAGTAGTCCTCGATCGAGGCGATCGGATACGGGGTGTCCGGCGACGCCACCCGGGCCACCGGAGCCTCCAGGGAGTAGAACGCCTCCTCCTGCAGGGTCGCGACCACCTCGGCCCCGAACCCGGCCGTCAGCGGGGCCTCGTGGACGACGACGCAGCGCCCCGTCGCCTCCACGGCCGACACCAGCCCCTCGACGTCCAGGGGGACGAGCGTGCGCAGGTCCAGCACCGTCGCCTCGATGCCCTCCTCCGCGAGCCGCGCGGCGGACCGCTCGGCCAGTTGCACCGCGGCGCTCCACGCCACCAGCGTCACGTCGCCGCCCTCGCGGGTGACCCGGGACTGACCGAAGGGAACGGTGTAGTCCCCCTCCGGAACCTCACCCTTGACCAGCCGGTACCCCCGCAGCGGCTCGCAGAAGAGCACCGGGTCGGGGTCGCGGATGGCCTCCAGCAGCATGCCCTTGGCGTCGTAGGGGTTCGACGGCATGACCACCTTGAGCCCGGGGGCCTGCACGAACTGCGCCTCGAGGGCGTCGGAGTGCAGCTCCGGGGTCCGGACGCCGCCACCGAAGGGGGTGCGGATGGTGACCTGCGCGTTGTACCGGCCCTGCGAGCGGTAGCGGTAACGCGCGATCTGCGGCGCGATCTGGTGGAACGCCTGGTGGGTGAACCCGAGGAACTGGATCTCCGCCACGGGGACCAGGCCGGAGACCGCCAGCCCGAGCGCCGAGCCCGCGATCACCGCCTCGGCCAGGGGCATGTCGAACACCCGGTCGGCGCCGAACTCCTTGAGCAGCCCGTCCGTCGCCCGGAAGACACCGCCGAGCTGGCCGATGTCCTGGCCCAGCGCCACGACCCGTTCGTCGCGCGCCATCTCCTCCCGGAGGGCTGACCGGATCGCCTCGATCATCGTCATCGTCGCCATGGTGTCGCTCCTCGGCTCAGTGGGAGTCCAGCGCGGCACGCTGCTGCGCACGCAGGCGCTCCGGCGGGTCGGCGTAGACGTGGGTGTAGATCTGCTCGGGGTTCGGGGGTGCGAAGGCCTCGGCGGACTCGATCGCCTCGTCGACCTGCCGGTCGATGCCGGCCTGCATCTCCCGTTCGGCCTCGTCGTCCCAGGCGTCCTGGCTGCGCAGCCAGGACGTGACGCGGCGGATGGGGTCGCGCTCGTCCCAGCCGCTGAGCTCCACCGGCTCCATGTAGCGGGTCGGGTCGTCGGCGGTGTTGTGGGCACCCATCCGGTACGTCTGGGACTCGATCAGCGTCGGTCCCTCCCCCCGCCGGGCACGCTCGACCGCCTGCTGCATCGCCGTGTACACGGCGAACAGGTCGTTGCCGTCGACGATGACGCCCGGGAAGCCGTACCCCTCGGCCCGGCTGGCGAAGTTCGACGCCGCGGTCTGCTTCGTTCGCGGGGTGGAGATCGCCCATCCGTTGTTCTGCAGGAAGAAGACCACCGGTGCCCGGGTGACACCGGCGAGGTTCATGGCCTCGTGCGTGTCTCCCTCCGAGGAGGCGCCGTCGCCGAAGTAGGTGGTCACGACGCCGTCGCTGCCCTGCAGCTTCAGCCCCCATCCCAGCCCGACCGCGTGCGGGAGCTGCGCGGCCAGCGCGATCTGCAGCGGGAGCACCTTGACCCCGTCGGGCACCCGACCGCCGGCCGGGTTCCCCATCCAGTACAGCAGGTACCCGTCGAGCGGAAAGCCGTGGCGGACGACCCCGGGGAGCTCACGGTACTGCGGAACGATCCAGTCGCGGGCGGGGTCGAGGGCGAACGACGAGCCGACGACCGAGGCCTCCTGGCCGCGGACGGCGGAGAACGTGCCCATGCGCCCCTGCCGCTGGAGGCTGATCGCCCGGACGTCCACCGTCCGGGACAGCATCATCCAGCGGAGCGCGTCGCGGACCTGCTCGGTGCTCAGCGGGACCTCGGCCCCGGGACGGACCGTCCCGTCGGGCGACAGGATCTCCAGCCGCTCGCCCGGGCCGGCGAAGCTCTGCTCGACCTCTTCCTGTTTCCTGTCGAGGTCCAGTTCGGCCTCGGTCTTCGGGTCGTCAGCTGTCGGGTGGGCGGTCATGGCAGCCCTTCCTTCGTGCGCGTCGGTGGGTATGGGTCGGGACGGGAGGACCGGGTCACTAGCCGATCTGGCTGGGCAACCAGGTCACGAGGTCCGGGATGAGGAACAGGAGCGAGGTGGTGAACAACTCGGCCGGGAGGAACCAGGCGATACCCCGGAACGCGTCCTCCAGTCGGACTCCGGGTGTGCCTGCAAGGACGTAGACGTTCAATCCCACCGGTGGGGTGATCAGCCCGATCTCGATCATCTTCACAGTGAGGATGGCGAACCAGATGCCGTCGAAGCCCAGGCCGATGACGACCGGGTAAGCGAGAGGCAGGACGATCAGCATGATCGAGATCGGGTCGAGGAACATCCCGAGCGGCACCATGATCGCCAGCAGGACGACGATGAGGACCGTCGGCGGCACCGGGAGCTCCAACGCCCAGTTGGCGAAGGCGTTGGTGATCCCGGCGCTGACCAGGAAGTAGGTGAACAGGCTGGCGCCCACCAGGATGGCGAAGATGAAGCTGGTCACCGACGCCGCCTCCGCGAAGCTGTTCCGCAGATTGATCATCAGCTGACGGGGCCCGTACCGGAACACGTCCGCCAGGAGCATGAACAGCGCGGCCAAGGCACCCAGCGAGGCGGCCTCGGTCGCGGTGAAGAACCCCGCGTAGATGCCGCCGATGACGATGGCGAACAAGACGGTGATCTTGACCAGCCCGGCATAACCCTTGCCCTGCGGCCGGTTGCCGGCGAGGCTCGGCTGGTCGTCGACGGCCGTCGGGGCCTGGTTGAAGCCGCCGATGGCCGGCCGCAGCCGTACCCGGATGATCACCAGCGACATGAACACCAGCGCCGACAGGATGCCGGGGACGATCCCGGCGGTGAGCAACGCGCCGATGGACTCACCGGTGATGATGCCGTAGATGACCAGCACGATGCTCGGCGGGATGAGCACGCTCAGCGTGCCCGCCGCGGCCACGATGCCGGCGGCGAACGCCACGTTGTAGCCGTACTTGCGCATCTCGACGATGGCGACCCGTCCGACGGTCGCCGTGGTGGCCACGCTCGACCCGGACACCGCGCCGAAGCCGGCGCAGGCGGCGATGGACGCGAGCCCCAGACCACCGGGCAGCCGGCGCAGCAGCCGGTGGCTGATCCGGAAGACGTCCTCGGCCACCCGCGCGTGCGCTGCCAGCACGCCCATGAGGATGAACATGGGTATGACGACCAGCGTCGCCTCCGCCGTCGCCTGGTACGGCAGCGACCCCATCGTGCTGGCCGTGATGTCAGCACCGCGGTAGACGATCAGGCCCAGGATCCCCGCGGTGGCGAGGGCGAAGGCCACAGGAACGCCCGTGCACAGGAGCACGAGCAGGACGAGGACGGCGAGGGCCGCCACGAGCCCTGCGGTCACGACCGGGCGCCCCTGTCGCGCTCGGTCGCCGCGGACGCCGCCTCGGGGTGTTCGTGCTGGACGGTCGGGGCACCCGTCCGGGCCCCGACGATCTCGTCGTAGGTGCTCAGCGCCAGCTCCAGGATCAAGGCGACGAGGCCGAGCGGGATCACGATCCGGATCGGCCAGATAGGGACAGGGACGAGGCCGAAACGGAACTCTCCGACCTGGAAGGAGTTGACGGCCACGACGGCCGTCTCGTAGGTCATCCACAGGAGCACCGCGATGGCGACGACCAGACCGACCGCGCGCACGACGTGGGCGGTGCGCGTCGGCAGGCGCTCGGTGACCAGGTCGACGCCGATGTGGGCCCCGGTGCGCTGCGCATAGGCCAGGCCGAGGAAGACCAGCCCGGCGAGCAGCACCTCGCTGTACTCGACCACCCCGGGGATGGAGGACCCGGTGATCTGGCGGACCAACACGTCCAGTGCCGTACTGATCATGATGCCGACGATCAGAAGGGCAGCGATGACGCCGAAGGTCGTCGCGATCAGGTGGATGACCTTGCGGACCGGCCCCCCGGGCCGCTCCGCGGGCGTGCCGTCGATCGGCGGCACGGAGTGCGCGTCACCGATCAGCGCGTCGGGGGACAACGGGTCGTTGCCCCCCGACGCACCCACCGGTGTCGAACCGGTCAGTTCCCGTTCCGCTCTGCGCAGGCCACGAGGCCGGGCGTGTAGGAGGACTCGGCGGAGTACTGCTCCAGGGCGGCCTGGTAGTCCTCCAGGTACCCGTCCACCTCGTCCGCGGAGACGCCGGCGCTCGTGGCCTGCTCACGCCAGGCGTTCAGCACGCTGTCGCCGACCATGGTCTCGAACTCCTCGACGTCCGCCTCCGGGAACACGCCGGGCGTGCCACCGGCCTCCAGGAACGTGTCGCAGGTGTTCTGCTCCTCTTCGGCCAGCAGCGCGATGGCGTCGGTGACGTACTGGTCGATCTCTTCGGTCATGAGCTCACGGGTCTCCTCCGGGAGTCCGTCCCAGAGGCTCTTCGTGATGACCAGCGCGCCGAGGTTGTAGAGGCCGGTGCCCGGGTCCGTCATGTTGGGCGCGACCTCGTGGAGGCTGTTGGCCACCGCGACGTCGAACGGGTAGGAGGTGAACCCGTCGATGACCCCGCGCTCCACCGACTCGTAGATCTCCGGGGCCGAGAGGGCGACCGGGCTGGCGCCGGTCTGCTCGATCGCCTGGCTGAGCAGGCCGACGGCGCGGATCTGCCGGCCCTGGAAGTCGTCGAGCCCGGACAGCGGCTCCGACGTCGCCACCATGGTCGGCGCCAGCGGCACGAAGCTGAGGACGTGGACGCCCTGGTTCTCGTACTCGGCGCGGAAGGCCTCGTTGTTCTCGTAGAGGTCGTTCATGGCCCGGACCTGCGCCTCGGCGTCGTCGGTCTGGAAGGGCACGCCCACGACCTGGGAGAGCGGCAACTCACCCGGGTAGTACAGGGCGATCATGAAGCCGAGGTCGGCCCGGCCCTGCGCGACGCCCTGCAGCGTGTCCGTCGCGGACAGCAGGGACTCCTGGTAGAACTCCTCGACCGTGATGTCGCCCTGCTCCTCGATCGAGTCGAAGTAGTTGGCGATCCCGGTGCTCAAGGACGAGTTGGGAGGCAGGTAGTTGGAGTACTGCCAGTCGAAGGACTGACCCTCGGCCCCAGCGCCACCCCCACCACCGCCGCTGCCGCCGGAGTCCCCGCCGCAGGCAGCCAGCGAGGCCGCCAGCACCGCCGCCGCGCCAACCGCAGCGGCCCGCTTCATGCGTAGTGAGCTGTGCACGCCATCTCCTCGATCTCAGTGCTGAGAGGGCCAGCCCGATTCGGCGGCCCTGTGACCGAGACGACAACACATACGATATATGTGAGTCAAGTAACAGCTTGGTCACCGTGTCGAAAAGTCGCTCCGGGGAGCCCTTCCGGTCGGACCTGTTCCGATGGGGCCGCGCCGATCAGCGACCGGGCGCGCGGCGTCCCCCTGTCCGGAGCGCACCGCGCGGTCACCGCGCCGGTGCGGTGAACACCTTGCCCGGGTTGAGGATGCCGTACGGGTCCAGCGCCGCCTTGACCGAGCGGTGCATGGCGAGCACGGCCTCCGGTATCTCGGCTACCAGGCCGTCACGCTTGAGCAGTCCGACTCCGTGCTCCCCGGTGACCGTGCCCCCCAGCTCCAGGGCGGCAGCGATGATGTCCTGGAACGCCAGCTGGGCGCGGTCGCGGGCGGCTTCGTCGCCCGGTGGGGTGATCAGCAACGGGTGCAGGTTGCCGTCCCCGGCGTGCGCGATGTTGGCGATGACGATGTCGTGCGACGCCCCGATCTGCTCGATGCGGGCGAGCATCGACGGGACCGCGGCCTTGGGCATGCACACGTCCTCGGTGAGCACCGGCCCGAGCCGCTCCAGCGCCGGGTAGGCCAGCCGGCGTGCGGCGAACAGCGCATCCGCCTCCTCTGCATCGGTGCTGACGGCCGCCCAGCTCGCGCCGGCGCGCTCGAACGCGGCCAGCATCTGCTCGGCCTCGGCGTCCCCGGCAGCCCCTGGGGTGTCGACCCGGCCCAGCAGCACGACCTCGGCGTCCTGCGACAGACCCATGTTCTTCCATGCGTCCACGGCAGCCAGGCAGTGCCGGTCCACCAGTTCGAGCGCCGACGGGGTGAGCCCGGCGGCAGCGACCGCTGTGACCGCCTCGCCCGCGGCGACCACCGAGTCGAAGTAGCCGGCCACCGTGCGCTCCGGATCGCGCAGCGGGCGCAGCCTCAGGGTCACCTCGGTGATGATGCCCAGCGTGCCCTCGCTCCCGACCATGAGGCCGGTGAGGTCGTACCCGGCCACTCCCTTGGCCGTGCGCCGACCCAGCCTGACCAGCTCGCCGGTGCCGGTGACAACCTGCACCCCCATCACGTAGTCCCTGGTGACGCCGTACTTGACGCAGCACACCCCACCGGCATTGGTCGCCACGTTGCCGCCGATGGTCGACCAGGGGGAGCTGGCCGGGTCCGGCGGGTACCAGAGACCGTGGCCGGCGACGTGCGTGCGCAAGTCGTCGTTGATCACCCCTGGCTGGACGACGGCGAAGCGCTCCAGCTCGTCGACCTCCAGCACCGCATCCATCGCCTCCAACGAGACGACGACACAGCCGGCGGTGGCGTTCGCCCCGCCGGACAAGCCGGTACCGGCACCCCGCGGGACGACGGGGGTGCGGTGCTCGATGCAGGCGCGGACGACCGCCTGCACCTCTTCGGCGATGCGCGGCCGGACCGCGGCGGCGGGCAGCACGTTCTCGGCCCACTCGGCCTCGTCGTGGGCGTAGGCGGCCAGCACGTCGGGGTCGGTGACCAGCCGGTCGGCCGGTAGCGCCGCCGCCAGGGCCGCGACCAGGTCGGCGGCCCCGCCGGCGGCTCCCGCCGGCGAGGGCTCGGGGGCGTCGCGGTTGGTGGGAGGTGGCGTCGTCACACCGGAACGGTAGGTGTGGCACCTGACACACTCGACGGAGGGTGGGTCCGACCGCCCGGGATCCCGACCAGGTGCTCCACGCGCCCGTCGGCAGCCCTCCGTTTCGCTGCGGCCGGTGCCACACGGCCACGCACCACCGGCCGGTCCGCCGGTTCCGCGGGCCCTCGCGCCAGACCCGCTCCGGTCAGGGTCGGCACCCGCAATCCCTATATGTCATGCGATCCTGGGCCGGTGATCCGTGCCGGAGCGGTCACGCGAAGTCGGCGCTACACCGGCGGAAGGTGTGCCGTGGCGATGAAGCCGGGTTGGAACGGGCGGTTCTACGAGGACTTCGAGGTCGGTGACGTCTACGAGCACCCGCTCGGACGCACGATCACCGCGACCGACAACTCCTGGTTCACACTGCTGACGCAAAACACCGCTCACCCCCACTTCGACCACCACTACGCCGCACAGACCGAGTTCGGCCGACCGATCGTCAACTCCTGCCTGACCCTCGCCCTCGTCACGGGCCAGTCGGTGACCGACGTGTCCCAGAACGTCTTCGCCAACCTCGGGTGGGACGAGGTGCGGATGCCGCATCCGCTGTTCGAGGGCGACACCGTCTACTCGCGCTCCGAGGTCCTGGCACTGCGCCCGTCGCAGTCCCGGCAGAGCACCGGGCTGGTCACCGTGCGGACCACGGGCTACACCCAGGAGGGGACCGTCGTGATCACCTTCACCCGCACCCTGCTGGTCTACCGGCGGGGCTACGGTCCCACCTCGGCGCGGCCCTCGATCGGCACGGACGCGCGTTGACCGCTCCCCTGGCCGGCTCCCGCGCCTTCCTCTTCGTCCCCGGCGACCGCCCGGAACGCTTCGACAAGGCCGCCGGCTCGGGTGCGGTGCCGATCCTCGACCTGGAGGACGCCGTCGCTGCCGGACGCCGCGCCGCCGCCCGGCAGCACGTCCGCCGGTGGCTCGACGACGGCGGCAGGGCGATCGTCCGGGTGCAGGCGGCCGGCGCCCCGGGCCACGAGGACGACATCGCCACGCTGGTGGGCGCCCGTGGCCTCCTCGGCGTCATGCTGGCCCGGGCCGAGGAGCCCAGCCACGTCGCGGCGGTGGGCTCGGCCACCGGCCGGCCGGTGATCGCGCTCGTCGAGACCGCCGCCGGGATCGCCGCCGCCCGCGACGTCGCCCGCGCGTCCGCGTGCCTCGCCCTGGGCGACCAGGACCTGGCGCTCGACCTGGGCGTCACGCCGCGCTCACCGCTGGTGCGCCTGCTCGCGGCCGAACTCGTCCTGGCCTCACGGCTGGCCGGTCTGCCGGCACCCCTCGACGGCGTGACGACCGAGCTGCAGGACGCGGACGTCCTGGCCGCTGACGCCCGCGGGGCCCGCGAGAGCGGCTTCGGCGGGAAGCTGTGCATCCACCCGCGTCAGGTCGACGTCGTCGCCCGGGCGTGGCGACCGTCCCCCGAGGAGCTCGACTGGGCCCGGGCCGTGGTCTCCGCCCACGTCGACGGTGGCGTCGGCACCGTCGCGGGCGCCATGGTGGACCGACCCCTGGTCGAGCGTGCCCGGGCACTCCTGGCCGACGCGGAGCGCTGACCGCCCGGCTCAGGCCGGGAGGCCATCGCCTCTCGGCCTGGGCCGGGCGGGTTCAGCCGCGGCCCAGGCCCAGAACGTGCCCGGCGACGTGCTGGAGGATCAGGTTGTTGGACACGGGGGCCACCAGGTAGAGCCTCGACTCGCGGAACTTGCGCTCGACGTCGTACTCGGCCGCCATGCCGTAGCCACCCAGGGTGGTCATCGCGGCGTTGCCAGCGGCCCATGCGGCCTCGGATGCCAATAGCTTCGCGACGTTGGCGTCCGTGCCGCCCGTCTCGCCCCCGTCGAACAGCTCGGCTGCCCGGTCGCGCACCAGCGACGCCGCCCGCATGTCCGCCCAGGCCCGTGCCAGGGGGAACGAGACGCCCTGGTTGTCGCCGATCGGCTTGCCGAACACGACCCGGTCACGGGCATACGCCGACGCCGTGTCGAGGAACCAGCGGGCATCGCCGATGCTCTCGCTGGCCAGCAGGATGCGCTCGGCGTTCATGCCGCTCAGGACGTGCCGGAAGCCCTGGCCCTCCTCCCCGACGAGCGCGTCGGCGGATAGCTCGAGGTCGTCGATGAACACGGCGTTGGTCTCGTGGTTCACCATCGTGTCGATGGGCTCGGCGCGGACCGACGACCCGGCCTCGCGCAGGTCCACCAGGAAGAGGCTGAGCCCGTCGGTGCGCTTGGCAACCTCCTCGCGGGGGGTGGTGCGGGCCAGCAGCAGCATGAGGTCGCTGTGCTGCACGCGGGAGATCCACATCTTCCGGCCGTTGACCACGTACCCCTCAGGCGTCCGCCGGGCGAAGGTCGTGATCCGCGTGGTGTCCGAGCCCGCGTCGGGCTCGGTGATGGCGAACGCCTGCAACCGGAGCTTGCCCGCCGCGATGTCGGGCAGGTAGGTGCGCTTCTGCGCCTCTGAACCGTGCCGCAGCACCGCGCCCATGGTGTACATCTGCGCGTGGCACGCCGAGGTGCTCGCCCCGGTGCTGTTGATCTCCTCCATGATCACCGAGGCCTCGACCAGGCCGAGCCCCCCTCCCCCGTACTCCTCGGGGATGAGCACCGAGAGCCAGCCGGCCTCGGTGAGCGCG is a genomic window of Blastococcus sp. HT6-30 containing:
- a CDS encoding TRAP transporter large permease — protein: MTAGLVAALAVLVLLVLLCTGVPVAFALATAGILGLIVYRGADITASTMGSLPYQATAEATLVVIPMFILMGVLAAHARVAEDVFRISHRLLRRLPGGLGLASIAACAGFGAVSGSSVATTATVGRVAIVEMRKYGYNVAFAAGIVAAAGTLSVLIPPSIVLVIYGIITGESIGALLTAGIVPGILSALVFMSLVIIRVRLRPAIGGFNQAPTAVDDQPSLAGNRPQGKGYAGLVKITVLFAIVIGGIYAGFFTATEAASLGALAALFMLLADVFRYGPRQLMINLRNSFAEAASVTSFIFAILVGASLFTYFLVSAGITNAFANWALELPVPPTVLIVVLLAIMVPLGMFLDPISIMLIVLPLAYPVVIGLGFDGIWFAILTVKMIEIGLITPPVGLNVYVLAGTPGVRLEDAFRGIAWFLPAELFTTSLLFLIPDLVTWLPSQIG
- the lpdA gene encoding dihydrolipoyl dehydrogenase codes for the protein MVVGEVAEGVDLLVVGAGPGGYTAALRAAALGRSVLLVDRLGDAGVGGVCLQVGCIPSKALIEVAEVAHRAGGLGDAGLTVGDVSVDMARFQEWKAAKVGGLTGGVSGLLRRAGVEVAAGEFRFTRPGSGVLQSADDRPPRHLQYTDVLLSTGSRPVELPGLPRDGERVLDSTDALALQTLPRSIVVVGGGYIGLELGTAFAKLGTRVTIIEALDRLLPGVDAALLRPVRQRLKALGVDVLLGHRVEGFEDGVVTATAASGEKRVSAEKMIVAIGRRPNTDGLGLKKIGITPDVGGLLAVGPDRMAAPHVAAIGDITAGPALAHKATAEGEVAAEVLCGKRAAFDPAAIPAVVFSDPEIAVAGLSPEEARAQGMDVAVARLPLSASGRAATMDATEGFTQLVVDRSVDAVVGVHIVGPHASELIAEGVLAIEMAASPLDLLASIHPHPTLSEMTSDVARSLLHQPAGATVPAAAAS
- a CDS encoding MaoC family dehydratase, encoding MKPGWNGRFYEDFEVGDVYEHPLGRTITATDNSWFTLLTQNTAHPHFDHHYAAQTEFGRPIVNSCLTLALVTGQSVTDVSQNVFANLGWDEVRMPHPLFEGDTVYSRSEVLALRPSQSRQSTGLVTVRTTGYTQEGTVVITFTRTLLVYRRGYGPTSARPSIGTDAR
- a CDS encoding alpha-ketoacid dehydrogenase subunit beta; this translates as MATMTMIEAIRSALREEMARDERVVALGQDIGQLGGVFRATDGLLKEFGADRVFDMPLAEAVIAGSALGLAVSGLVPVAEIQFLGFTHQAFHQIAPQIARYRYRSQGRYNAQVTIRTPFGGGVRTPELHSDALEAQFVQAPGLKVVMPSNPYDAKGMLLEAIRDPDPVLFCEPLRGYRLVKGEVPEGDYTVPFGQSRVTREGGDVTLVAWSAAVQLAERSAARLAEEGIEATVLDLRTLVPLDVEGLVSAVEATGRCVVVHEAPLTAGFGAEVVATLQEEAFYSLEAPVARVASPDTPYPIASIEDYYIPSVERVVDAVRRTVSAK
- a CDS encoding C4-dicarboxylate TRAP transporter substrate-binding protein, with protein sequence MHSSLRMKRAAAVGAAAVLAASLAACGGDSGGSGGGGGGAGAEGQSFDWQYSNYLPPNSSLSTGIANYFDSIEEQGDITVEEFYQESLLSATDTLQGVAQGRADLGFMIALYYPGELPLSQVVGVPFQTDDAEAQVRAMNDLYENNEAFRAEYENQGVHVLSFVPLAPTMVATSEPLSGLDDFQGRQIRAVGLLSQAIEQTGASPVALSAPEIYESVERGVIDGFTSYPFDVAVANSLHEVAPNMTDPGTGLYNLGALVITKSLWDGLPEETRELMTEEIDQYVTDAIALLAEEEQNTCDTFLEAGGTPGVFPEADVEEFETMVGDSVLNAWREQATSAGVSADEVDGYLEDYQAALEQYSAESSYTPGLVACAERNGN
- a CDS encoding FAD-linked oxidase C-terminal domain-containing protein; this translates as MTTPPPTNRDAPEPSPAGAAGGAADLVAALAAALPADRLVTDPDVLAAYAHDEAEWAENVLPAAAVRPRIAEEVQAVVRACIEHRTPVVPRGAGTGLSGGANATAGCVVVSLEAMDAVLEVDELERFAVVQPGVINDDLRTHVAGHGLWYPPDPASSPWSTIGGNVATNAGGVCCVKYGVTRDYVMGVQVVTGTGELVRLGRRTAKGVAGYDLTGLMVGSEGTLGIITEVTLRLRPLRDPERTVAGYFDSVVAAGEAVTAVAAAGLTPSALELVDRHCLAAVDAWKNMGLSQDAEVVLLGRVDTPGAAGDAEAEQMLAAFERAGASWAAVSTDAEEADALFAARRLAYPALERLGPVLTEDVCMPKAAVPSMLARIEQIGASHDIVIANIAHAGDGNLHPLLITPPGDEAARDRAQLAFQDIIAAALELGGTVTGEHGVGLLKRDGLVAEIPEAVLAMHRSVKAALDPYGILNPGKVFTAPAR
- a CDS encoding dihydrolipoamide acetyltransferase family protein, with amino-acid sequence MSELEFRLPDVGEGLDAGEIVEWHVQPGSTVVRDQVLAEVETDKAVVEIPSPVNGTVLRLGGEVGDVLEIGALLVVFETDESVKIRSHGTGGPATSPAAEQPPIAEQPPAEEQPPAAEQPPAAAPALPTPAAVAQSPEAAAGAPSPTAAADGGRSRIGRVLASPATRRLALETGVDLTAVRGSGPGGRVTADDVRAFAAAPAVADTGVDETAGAAGGSSAEPGEPRRVVRRLADETVPLRGLRRSIAKSMTTSWQQIPHITEFREVDATALVRARASLRPHLEADGVAFTFLPLLVKAVVATLAEHPKFNASIDMAAETITYHGRRNIGLATATAAGLMVPVVKDADGKSLGELSREIDQLASAARDRTVSSAQMSEGTFTITNFGSFGGWLATPIIRPPEAAIAGFGRIRDSVVPVDGVPVVRPTLPLSVSADHRLIDGDDMGAFLATLIAYLADPILLLKGE
- a CDS encoding TRAP transporter small permease, encoding MGASGGNDPLSPDALIGDAHSVPPIDGTPAERPGGPVRKVIHLIATTFGVIAALLIVGIMISTALDVLVRQITGSSIPGVVEYSEVLLAGLVFLGLAYAQRTGAHIGVDLVTERLPTRTAHVVRAVGLVVAIAVLLWMTYETAVVAVNSFQVGEFRFGLVPVPIWPIRIVIPLGLVALILELALSTYDEIVGARTGAPTVQHEHPEAASAATERDRGARS
- the pdhA gene encoding pyruvate dehydrogenase (acetyl-transferring) E1 component subunit alpha, producing MTAHPTADDPKTEAELDLDRKQEEVEQSFAGPGERLEILSPDGTVRPGAEVPLSTEQVRDALRWMMLSRTVDVRAISLQRQGRMGTFSAVRGQEASVVGSSFALDPARDWIVPQYRELPGVVRHGFPLDGYLLYWMGNPAGGRVPDGVKVLPLQIALAAQLPHAVGLGWGLKLQGSDGVVTTYFGDGASSEGDTHEAMNLAGVTRAPVVFFLQNNGWAISTPRTKQTAASNFASRAEGYGFPGVIVDGNDLFAVYTAMQQAVERARRGEGPTLIESQTYRMGAHNTADDPTRYMEPVELSGWDERDPIRRVTSWLRSQDAWDDEAEREMQAGIDRQVDEAIESAEAFAPPNPEQIYTHVYADPPERLRAQQRAALDSH